One Longimicrobium sp. DNA segment encodes these proteins:
- a CDS encoding ATP-binding protein: MPYPPEDDSHDGPAPALASALAELLPALARLDERLRAAVAAAREEGAGAGPPLPGLFVAAEVAEALLSREPGAPLGDGGGEPLCASVPAGGRIAWLAEAFALTPLDLDLLLVALAPELDLRYERIFAFLQDDVARRRPTLDLALSLLCGDPEEKLAARARLAPSSPLVSEGLLHLVPDPSHPAPPLLAHFLRADEQVVRLVLGPAGIDPRVSAFCRVAIPPPSPDLPLPAETGEGLASLAALAWGERRPLRVLLHGPEGAPLRRVAEGLASAAGALLLAADLERAESITPELLRVLFREAWLQGAVLFVDGIAALRGREGGRDFRAFLRALAADGGVTVVADEVAWTGAVARADELPADLVSIPVPLPGFDAARAFWTRALAGAGCVLDGEEIDALAGRFRLGPDEIEAAVHAASAEAAWHSPGAAPSADDVYAAARSLAARDLGALAAKLEARYGWDDIVLPPDQMAQLREVCDQAVHRPRVYGDWGFDRKHSLGKGLNVLFSGPPGTGKTMAAEVIARELRLDLFRIDLSQVVSKYIGETEKNLSKIFERARTSSAILFFDEADALFGKRSEVKDAHDRYANIETGYLLQKMEEYDGIVILATNLRQNLDEAFLRRMHVIVEFPMPDEEHRRRIWEGAFPAQAPVGGDVDFRLLARELSMAGGNIRNIALAAAFRAAANGGVIGVPHLAHAARREFQKLGRTWSDPEWARRGRGGKP; the protein is encoded by the coding sequence ATGCCGTACCCACCCGAAGACGACAGCCACGACGGCCCAGCGCCCGCGCTCGCGTCGGCGCTGGCCGAGCTGCTGCCGGCGCTCGCCCGCCTGGACGAGCGCCTGCGCGCCGCCGTGGCCGCCGCGCGCGAGGAGGGCGCGGGCGCCGGGCCGCCGCTGCCGGGGCTGTTCGTGGCGGCGGAGGTGGCCGAGGCACTGCTGAGCCGCGAGCCCGGCGCGCCTCTCGGAGATGGCGGCGGCGAGCCGCTCTGCGCCTCCGTCCCCGCGGGTGGGCGGATCGCCTGGCTGGCGGAGGCGTTCGCGCTGACCCCGCTCGACCTCGACCTCCTCCTCGTGGCGCTGGCGCCGGAGCTGGACCTGCGCTACGAGCGCATCTTCGCCTTCCTGCAGGACGACGTCGCGCGGCGCAGGCCCACGCTGGACCTGGCGCTGTCGCTCCTCTGCGGCGACCCCGAGGAGAAGCTGGCCGCCCGCGCGCGGCTGGCGCCCTCGTCGCCCCTCGTCTCCGAGGGGCTCCTCCACCTCGTCCCCGATCCATCGCATCCCGCGCCGCCGCTCCTCGCGCATTTCCTCCGCGCGGACGAGCAGGTGGTGCGCCTGGTCCTCGGCCCAGCGGGGATCGATCCGCGCGTCTCCGCCTTCTGCCGCGTCGCTATTCCCCCGCCGTCCCCCGATCTCCCTCTTCCGGCGGAGACGGGGGAGGGGCTGGCGTCGCTCGCGGCGCTGGCGTGGGGCGAGCGGCGGCCGCTCCGCGTCCTCCTGCACGGGCCGGAGGGCGCGCCGCTGCGCCGCGTGGCGGAAGGATTGGCCTCCGCCGCGGGGGCGCTGCTCCTCGCCGCCGACCTGGAGCGGGCGGAATCCATCACCCCCGAGCTGCTGCGCGTGCTCTTCCGCGAGGCGTGGCTGCAGGGCGCGGTGCTGTTCGTCGACGGAATCGCCGCGCTGCGCGGGCGCGAGGGGGGGCGCGACTTCCGCGCGTTCCTCCGCGCCCTCGCGGCCGACGGCGGGGTGACGGTCGTCGCCGACGAGGTGGCGTGGACGGGGGCGGTGGCCCGCGCGGACGAGCTGCCGGCGGACCTGGTCTCGATCCCCGTGCCCCTTCCCGGCTTCGACGCGGCACGGGCGTTCTGGACGCGCGCGCTGGCCGGGGCCGGGTGCGTGCTGGACGGCGAGGAGATCGACGCGCTGGCCGGACGCTTCCGCCTGGGGCCGGACGAGATCGAGGCCGCCGTCCACGCCGCTTCCGCCGAGGCCGCGTGGCATTCTCCCGGCGCGGCGCCGTCGGCGGACGACGTCTACGCGGCGGCGCGCTCGCTCGCCGCGCGGGACCTGGGCGCGCTGGCCGCGAAGCTCGAGGCACGCTACGGCTGGGACGACATCGTCCTCCCGCCCGACCAGATGGCGCAGCTGCGCGAGGTGTGCGACCAGGCGGTGCATCGCCCCCGCGTCTACGGGGACTGGGGATTCGACCGCAAGCACTCGCTGGGGAAGGGGCTGAACGTGCTCTTCTCCGGGCCTCCGGGAACGGGGAAGACGATGGCCGCGGAGGTCATCGCCCGCGAGCTGCGGCTGGACCTGTTCCGCATCGACCTCTCGCAGGTGGTCAGCAAGTACATCGGCGAGACGGAGAAGAACCTCTCGAAGATCTTCGAGAGGGCGCGCACCAGCTCGGCCATCCTCTTCTTCGACGAGGCCGACGCGCTGTTCGGCAAGCGCAGCGAGGTGAAGGACGCGCACGACCGCTACGCCAACATCGAGACGGGCTACCTGCTGCAGAAGATGGAGGAGTACGACGGGATCGTGATCCTCGCGACCAACCTCCGGCAGAACCTGGACGAGGCGTTCCTGCGGCGGATGCACGTGATCGTCGAGTTTCCCATGCCCGACGAGGAGCACCGGCGGCGGATCTGGGAGGGCGCCTTCCCCGCGCAGGCGCCGGTCGGCGGGGACGTCGATTTCCGGCTGCTGGCGCGCGAGCTGTCGATGGCGGGCGGCAACATCCGCAACATCGCGCTGGCGGCGGCGTTCCGCGCGGCGGCCAACGGCGGGGTGAT